Proteins from a single region of Paenibacillus sp. BIHB 4019:
- a CDS encoding S-layer homology domain-containing protein encodes MSLVYLPGEQGVSARALVQEFAASSAVKADNALTRAEAASMLSRVTQLPKPDMADAASVFPDLDKHSSRSDVRKLVALGMIAKNDYPKGFQPDKAVTRFEIMKWMASGLAASDESFKQALADTAHTLLPTPETYKGGIADKQIPYIAVIRGTGIITGMQDGTFRPADPVSKAELAASLLRYKRVEGTKAEGYQALNELREVGLTGSNLSSITKFKYERVTYFNNDGTYKPEAVASAGIDLEQHIDVSTLEPYLRIPGIGLDYHHFVNGYSKRYKFVRLEELGMSLKDAIADAYDTGYMPHLGVEDPSKLSQKDLNLILSHEDATLKVEGSRMPFTSFADVVDSPIKAKKVATAKLHRMIFVDVPVTGKGEAKGVYANYFADTIASWGKLDNSVYMAFTEMTIQTHSDKMDIMTFYGAIGNGNGNGFFKFSRLAPETLDKNGLTTVPMATSTYFTKDSVRRFWTFGTYLKKYRDPVHLTTDSGAYFRAYYQP; translated from the coding sequence ATGTCATTGGTTTATTTGCCTGGGGAGCAAGGGGTATCAGCGAGAGCGCTTGTTCAAGAGTTCGCCGCAAGCTCAGCCGTTAAAGCGGATAACGCCCTTACACGAGCTGAGGCGGCCAGCATGCTGAGCCGGGTTACCCAATTGCCAAAGCCCGACATGGCGGATGCCGCATCGGTATTTCCGGACCTGGACAAGCACAGCAGCCGCAGCGATGTGCGCAAGCTCGTTGCCCTTGGAATGATTGCGAAAAATGACTACCCCAAAGGCTTCCAGCCTGACAAGGCGGTGACCCGCTTTGAAATCATGAAATGGATGGCTAGCGGACTTGCGGCATCCGACGAAAGCTTCAAGCAAGCACTGGCGGATACGGCGCATACGCTGCTGCCTACTCCTGAGACTTATAAGGGCGGCATTGCAGACAAGCAAATTCCGTATATCGCCGTTATTCGAGGAACGGGCATTATTACAGGGATGCAGGATGGCACGTTCCGGCCGGCTGATCCCGTTTCGAAGGCTGAGCTGGCCGCCAGTCTGCTCCGCTATAAGCGAGTGGAGGGCACCAAAGCTGAAGGCTATCAGGCTTTAAATGAGCTGCGGGAAGTGGGATTAACCGGCAGCAATCTGAGCAGCATTACGAAATTCAAATATGAAAGAGTAACCTATTTTAACAATGACGGAACCTACAAGCCTGAAGCTGTTGCTAGCGCGGGGATTGACCTGGAGCAGCACATTGATGTCAGCACCTTGGAGCCTTATCTGCGAATTCCTGGCATAGGATTGGATTACCACCATTTTGTAAATGGCTATAGCAAGCGCTACAAATTCGTTAGGCTGGAGGAGCTGGGAATGAGCCTGAAGGATGCGATAGCAGATGCTTATGACACAGGATATATGCCGCATCTTGGAGTAGAGGACCCGAGCAAGCTTAGCCAGAAGGATTTGAATTTGATATTGTCACACGAGGATGCTACTTTGAAGGTTGAGGGGAGCAGAATGCCGTTTACCTCCTTTGCCGATGTGGTCGACAGCCCAATCAAGGCCAAGAAGGTGGCTACGGCTAAGCTTCACCGAATGATTTTCGTTGATGTTCCCGTGACGGGCAAGGGGGAAGCGAAGGGTGTTTATGCGAACTATTTTGCGGATACCATCGCTTCGTGGGGCAAGCTTGATAACAGTGTTTATATGGCCTTCACGGAAATGACAATCCAGACCCATTCGGATAAAATGGATATTATGACCTTCTACGGCGCTATTGGCAATGGGAATGGGAACGGATTTTTCAAATTCAGCCGCCTTGCTCCCGAAACGTTGGACAAAAACGGGCTGACTACCGTTCCGATGGCTACTTCCACTTATTTTACTAAAGATAGCGTCAGACGCTTTTGGACCTTTGGCACCTATCTCAAAAAATACCGTGATCCAGTCCACCTCACAACCGACTCAGGAGCTTACTTTAGAGCGTATTACCAACCTTAA
- a CDS encoding ABC transporter substrate-binding protein: MANQKKWVQQLLVVSALALALTACGAKEEATSASGNASSAPAAAAAETSSPEAAADDTPETTTVTLVGVRDAQISSQQIIADKLGYFKEAGLDVTSQLIESGPDIAPLVAGGSAPVSIQTNFMDIILKSSNIPVKIVAPLAQIAGTQAVVGSSKLELKSAKDLEGKTIGIPSGADVKFAIDNMGKELGVDVSKIKYVNLAPSDAVVALQNGSIDAMAAWEPFITKAIQGGGKFLFSGTKSELPDKTGAVNWMSVHTTVQVTDDYLKENPNTIKAMLGALEKATAYINDNREEAIKILAPELHLTEDELREIMNRNVYAMEVNDTYINGSNGQAVGEYLKSVGNIKNIPDFASYHDLSLLKALDPALVTE; this comes from the coding sequence ATGGCTAATCAGAAAAAATGGGTTCAACAATTATTGGTCGTTTCCGCTCTGGCATTGGCGCTGACGGCATGCGGCGCGAAGGAAGAAGCTACGAGCGCAAGCGGAAATGCTAGCTCTGCCCCTGCTGCCGCGGCTGCGGAAACAAGCTCGCCTGAGGCTGCAGCCGATGACACTCCCGAGACGACAACCGTTACACTCGTCGGCGTTCGCGACGCCCAAATTTCCTCCCAGCAAATTATTGCCGACAAGCTTGGCTACTTCAAGGAAGCAGGACTCGATGTAACAAGCCAGCTCATTGAAAGCGGCCCGGATATTGCTCCTTTAGTGGCAGGGGGCAGCGCTCCTGTCAGCATTCAGACGAACTTTATGGATATTATTTTGAAATCCTCCAATATTCCCGTGAAAATTGTAGCGCCGCTAGCCCAAATTGCCGGAACACAGGCGGTCGTTGGCTCCAGCAAGCTGGAATTGAAAAGCGCTAAGGATCTGGAAGGTAAGACAATCGGCATTCCAAGCGGAGCAGATGTCAAGTTCGCCATCGATAATATGGGCAAGGAGCTTGGCGTTGACGTGAGCAAAATCAAATACGTCAACCTTGCGCCAAGCGATGCCGTTGTTGCTTTACAGAACGGGTCTATCGATGCGATGGCAGCGTGGGAGCCGTTCATCACGAAGGCGATTCAAGGTGGCGGCAAGTTTCTGTTCAGCGGCACAAAAAGCGAGCTTCCCGATAAAACGGGCGCTGTGAACTGGATGAGCGTGCATACGACGGTGCAGGTAACCGACGACTATTTGAAGGAAAACCCGAATACGATTAAAGCGATGCTTGGCGCTCTAGAGAAAGCGACAGCTTACATTAATGACAATCGGGAAGAAGCGATTAAAATATTGGCGCCCGAGCTGCACTTAACCGAAGATGAGCTTAGAGAGATTATGAACCGCAACGTATATGCTATGGAAGTAAATGATACTTACATTAACGGAAGCAACGGCCAAGCTGTAGGCGAGTATTTGAAAAGTGTAGGCAATATCAAAAACATCCCTGATTTCGCTTCGTACCATGATCTGAGCTTGCTCAAAGCGCTTGATCCTGCGCTAGTAACCGAGTAA
- a CDS encoding PadR family transcriptional regulator translates to MPIEKEILKGYIDIIILSLLFEKDMYGYEMAKMAHHKSQFELKEGTMYLSLKRMEKNGLIESYWNDSESGGSRRKYYKILPEGVERLRQKKQEWIEINQVLSTFLEGVE, encoded by the coding sequence TTGCCAATTGAGAAAGAGATTTTGAAGGGGTATATCGATATTATTATTCTTTCGTTGCTGTTTGAAAAAGATATGTACGGTTACGAGATGGCTAAGATGGCTCATCATAAATCACAATTTGAATTAAAAGAAGGAACGATGTATTTGTCCTTGAAAAGAATGGAGAAAAACGGGCTTATTGAATCGTATTGGAATGACAGCGAGTCGGGGGGCAGCAGAAGGAAGTATTATAAAATTCTTCCCGAAGGCGTAGAACGATTGAGGCAGAAAAAACAGGAGTGGATTGAAATTAATCAAGTGCTTTCCACTTTTTTGGAAGGGGTCGAATAA
- a CDS encoding allantoinase — translation MKEPLDLIIRDGSVVLSHDVRQLDIGIHNGRIVQLAERLTAPAKQTVLATGMIVMPGMIDAHVHLNEPGLGAWEGFASGSSALAAGGCTTFIDMPLNGLPPTVTVAALHQKLAAAQGKSVVDFALWGGLVPGHLDDLRALDEAGVIGFKAFMSSPGDPSEDAFREVDDVTLLAGMKIIAELGHVLALHAESEPIVSALTKEKLAEGAISAADYTASRPVRAELEAVERALLFAEQTGCALHFVHISSADAVQTIANAKKRGMDVTLETCPHYLVLTDRDLELIGPAAKCAPPLRSKSEQEKLWAMLAAGHIDMIASDHSPCPSELKQSRNYFTAWGGIAGAQNSLELMIDEGYTKRGIPLPALSRMLSSAPAARFGLSDTKGEIRLGADADLVMVQLDAPYILEAEHLFHRHKHNPYIGRKFGCRVMATWSRGDMVYEVKSGVVQPFEGQWLSGAPACAKQQV, via the coding sequence ATGAAGGAACCATTGGATTTAATCATCCGGGACGGCTCGGTTGTCCTAAGCCACGATGTTCGCCAATTGGATATTGGTATCCACAATGGGCGAATTGTACAGTTGGCTGAGCGATTGACAGCCCCTGCCAAGCAAACGGTTCTGGCAACCGGCATGATTGTGATGCCCGGCATGATCGACGCCCATGTCCATTTGAACGAGCCGGGACTTGGAGCATGGGAAGGCTTTGCCAGCGGCTCCTCGGCTCTTGCAGCAGGCGGCTGCACTACTTTTATTGATATGCCGCTAAATGGCCTCCCTCCTACCGTTACTGTCGCCGCATTACATCAAAAGCTTGCCGCTGCGCAAGGAAAATCCGTTGTGGATTTTGCATTATGGGGCGGGCTTGTTCCGGGGCATCTAGATGACTTGCGAGCATTGGATGAGGCCGGAGTCATCGGCTTCAAGGCCTTTATGTCTTCTCCCGGCGATCCGTCCGAGGATGCCTTTCGCGAGGTGGATGATGTAACGCTGCTGGCAGGGATGAAGATAATTGCAGAGCTCGGGCATGTGCTGGCGCTGCATGCGGAAAGCGAGCCCATTGTCTCTGCTTTGACGAAAGAGAAGCTGGCTGAGGGCGCCATATCTGCGGCAGATTATACGGCATCGCGTCCAGTGCGCGCTGAGCTTGAGGCGGTTGAACGGGCGCTCCTGTTCGCGGAGCAGACGGGATGCGCTTTGCATTTTGTCCATATTAGCAGTGCTGATGCCGTACAGACAATAGCCAATGCTAAAAAGCGCGGTATGGATGTGACCTTGGAAACGTGCCCTCATTATTTGGTGCTCACAGACCGTGATTTGGAGCTGATTGGTCCAGCAGCCAAATGCGCCCCTCCTTTACGGAGCAAATCCGAGCAGGAAAAGCTGTGGGCGATGCTTGCTGCTGGACATATCGATATGATCGCCTCCGACCATTCCCCCTGCCCGAGCGAATTGAAGCAATCCAGGAATTATTTTACGGCGTGGGGAGGCATAGCGGGAGCGCAAAATTCGCTGGAGCTGATGATTGACGAAGGCTATACAAAGAGGGGGATTCCACTCCCGGCGCTGAGTCGGATGCTTTCGTCCGCGCCCGCCGCAAGGTTTGGCCTCAGCGATACGAAGGGCGAAATACGGCTCGGAGCGGATGCTGATCTTGTTATGGTGCAGCTCGATGCCCCATACATTCTTGAAGCTGAGCATCTATTTCACCGTCATAAGCATAATCCTTATATCGGCAGAAAATTCGGCTGCCGTGTCATGGCTACTTGGAGTAGAGGGGATATGGTGTACGAGGTTAAAAGTGGCGTAGTTCAGCCGTTCGAAGGACAATGGCTGAGCGGTGCTCCTGCTTGTGCGAAGCAGCAGGTGTGA
- a CDS encoding GntR family transcriptional regulator, which produces MGVANELDIYIAIKDAIIQQKLRPSMQLVEEVIAESFGVSRTPVRNVLRKLAGEKLVTVIPYKGTFVACPTVDEAKEVFEMRRVIEASSVKKASGKLTADQLGQLNKLLDEEHQAHHNGDPLLALRLSGNFHLKIAEFTGNNYYYRYLEELISLTYVIIALYGMSKHMHCSDHRRLVLLIEQGDAVQAERLMIEHLKEIEDTLQFEEKGTAPQSLSEVFRLANGHYASAKS; this is translated from the coding sequence GTGGGGGTAGCAAATGAACTTGATATTTATATAGCCATTAAAGATGCCATTATTCAGCAAAAGCTGCGCCCTAGCATGCAGCTTGTCGAGGAGGTTATTGCCGAATCGTTCGGCGTCAGCCGCACGCCTGTACGCAATGTGCTGCGCAAGCTGGCAGGCGAGAAGCTTGTGACGGTGATTCCATACAAGGGAACTTTCGTTGCATGTCCTACGGTCGATGAGGCCAAGGAAGTTTTCGAAATGCGCAGAGTCATTGAAGCTTCCAGCGTAAAAAAAGCAAGCGGAAAGCTGACCGCCGATCAGCTCGGACAGTTAAACAAGCTGCTTGATGAAGAGCATCAAGCCCATCACAACGGCGATCCTTTGCTCGCCCTGCGGCTCTCGGGCAACTTCCATCTCAAAATCGCCGAGTTTACAGGCAATAATTATTATTACCGCTATTTGGAGGAGCTTATATCGCTCACCTACGTAATCATCGCCCTATATGGCATGAGCAAGCATATGCATTGCAGCGATCATCGACGGTTAGTGCTTTTAATTGAGCAAGGCGACGCGGTGCAGGCGGAACGTTTGATGATCGAGCATTTAAAGGAAATCGAAGATACGCTCCAGTTCGAAGAAAAGGGAACGGCTCCTCAGTCCTTAAGCGAGGTTTTCCGCTTGGCAAACGGTCATTACGCCAGCGCGAAAAGCTGA
- a CDS encoding ABC transporter permease gives MSETSGSFTAEGAQAGKLGAQQAVRRLKAKPSSSFMRTSNFVPYLAFFIVWEVFSQINMKAALFNPLFLPPPSLVISDAWALAQTGLLFESLLSSTLRIAAGFVIGCVLAVFIGVLMSKFRQVERWMSPLLNLVGPIPALALLPLIIIWFGIGEFPKVLLIAWTTFLPVLVYTVDGFKTVPSTLIRSAMSLGASERQIFRRVLLPSAIPSFIVGARVSLGLSFSALIVSEMMGAKSGLGYIIVDARNYFKISNMFVAIIFIGLIYSIFSALLKLLENKVLSWRKGGMSEAVEK, from the coding sequence ATGAGCGAGACATCAGGTTCTTTCACAGCCGAGGGGGCGCAAGCGGGCAAGCTTGGGGCACAACAGGCTGTACGCAGATTGAAGGCTAAGCCTAGCTCCAGCTTTATGCGAACATCGAATTTCGTTCCTTATCTGGCCTTTTTCATTGTATGGGAAGTTTTTTCTCAAATAAATATGAAGGCCGCCCTGTTCAATCCGCTTTTTCTCCCACCCCCGTCACTCGTTATTAGCGATGCTTGGGCACTTGCGCAAACAGGCCTTCTCTTTGAAAGCTTGCTGTCCAGCACTTTGCGTATTGCCGCCGGTTTTGTTATCGGCTGTGTGCTTGCCGTTTTCATCGGCGTATTAATGAGCAAGTTTCGTCAGGTGGAGCGCTGGATGTCTCCTCTGTTGAATTTAGTAGGTCCGATTCCGGCACTCGCCCTGCTCCCTCTGATCATTATCTGGTTTGGAATCGGCGAATTTCCTAAGGTGCTGCTCATAGCCTGGACGACGTTTCTTCCGGTATTAGTGTATACAGTAGACGGATTCAAAACCGTCCCTTCTACCCTCATTCGTTCGGCGATGAGTCTTGGCGCTTCGGAACGGCAAATTTTCAGAAGAGTGCTGCTTCCTTCCGCCATTCCGAGTTTCATCGTCGGCGCCAGAGTCAGCCTCGGCTTGTCCTTCTCCGCCCTGATCGTCTCCGAGATGATGGGTGCCAAATCAGGGCTCGGCTATATTATCGTAGACGCACGGAATTATTTTAAAATTTCCAATATGTTCGTTGCCATTATTTTTATTGGCTTGATTTATAGCATCTTCTCCGCCTTGCTGAAACTGTTGGAGAACAAGGTTCTTAGCTGGCGCAAAGGAGGGATGAGCGAAGCGGTTGAGAAGTAG
- a CDS encoding FAD-dependent oxidoreductase, whose translation MKVTVIGCTHAGTAAINQMIKLHPEAEITVFEKNDNISFLSCGIALHVGGVVKDPTKLFYASPEQLAVMGVQTHMQHEVLNVDTDAKTVTVRNLLTNETFENSFDKLIVTTGSWPIIPKLEGMELENILLCKNYNHAQTIIEKAKYADRIAVIGAGYIGIELVEAFEQLGKQVTLIDNMDRILYKYLDQEYTDVIETDLAAHGIELALDQTVTGFKGTNGAVKQILTTKGEYEADLVIMCIGFRPNTELLKGQVDMLPNGAIIVDEYMRTSKPDVFAAGDSCAVMYNPTGQHAYIPLATNAVRMGTLIGKNLLQPRVKYLGTQGTSAIKLFDYNIASTGLTETAALAAEMNVKTVTIVENYRPEFMPTFEEVTLKFVYEADSERVVGAQILSKADLTQMMNTMSVCIQNRMTIDEIGFVDFFFQPHYNKPWSLLNQAALQAAALAPAEQVETQAQARTAVPDAVETQAASVAKTI comes from the coding sequence ATGAAGGTTACCGTTATTGGATGTACACATGCAGGAACTGCCGCTATTAATCAAATGATCAAGCTCCACCCTGAGGCGGAAATTACCGTTTTCGAGAAAAATGACAACATTTCCTTCCTGTCGTGCGGCATCGCCCTTCATGTCGGAGGCGTCGTCAAAGATCCGACCAAGCTCTTCTATGCTTCGCCTGAGCAGCTTGCCGTAATGGGCGTTCAAACGCATATGCAGCATGAGGTGCTGAACGTCGATACCGATGCAAAAACCGTCACCGTCCGCAATCTGCTGACGAATGAAACGTTTGAAAACAGCTTTGACAAGCTCATCGTGACAACGGGCTCGTGGCCGATTATTCCGAAGCTCGAAGGCATGGAGCTTGAAAATATTCTGTTATGCAAAAACTACAACCACGCCCAAACGATTATCGAAAAAGCGAAATATGCGGACCGCATTGCCGTCATCGGCGCGGGCTATATCGGCATCGAGCTGGTGGAAGCATTTGAGCAGTTGGGTAAACAGGTGACGCTGATTGATAATATGGATCGCATTTTGTACAAATATTTGGATCAGGAATATACCGATGTGATCGAAACGGATCTCGCCGCCCATGGCATCGAGCTTGCGCTTGACCAGACCGTTACGGGCTTCAAGGGTACGAACGGAGCAGTAAAGCAGATTTTGACGACCAAGGGCGAATATGAAGCCGATCTTGTCATTATGTGCATTGGCTTCCGTCCTAATACGGAGCTGCTGAAGGGCCAAGTCGATATGCTGCCGAATGGCGCCATTATCGTCGACGAATATATGCGCACCAGCAAGCCTGATGTGTTCGCTGCCGGAGACAGCTGTGCGGTTATGTACAACCCGACTGGCCAGCATGCGTACATTCCGCTCGCTACGAATGCCGTCCGGATGGGAACGCTTATCGGCAAAAACCTGCTGCAGCCGCGCGTGAAATATTTAGGCACGCAAGGAACGTCGGCCATTAAGCTTTTTGACTACAACATTGCATCGACGGGCTTGACTGAAACAGCTGCACTTGCTGCTGAAATGAATGTGAAAACTGTCACTATCGTTGAAAACTACCGTCCGGAATTTATGCCAACGTTTGAGGAGGTCACGCTGAAATTCGTTTATGAAGCGGATAGCGAGCGTGTCGTCGGCGCACAAATTTTATCGAAGGCTGATCTGACGCAAATGATGAATACGATGTCGGTGTGCATCCAAAACCGCATGACGATTGATGAGATTGGCTTCGTCGACTTCTTCTTCCAGCCGCATTACAATAAGCCGTGGAGCTTGCTTAACCAAGCAGCGCTTCAAGCAGCAGCGCTTGCCCCTGCTGAGCAGGTGGAGACGCAAGCACAAGCACGGACGGCTGTTCCTGATGCAGTAGAGACACAAGCTGCTTCGGTTGCCAAAACGATCTAA
- a CDS encoding permease prefix domain 1-containing protein, translated as MKQVDAFIDELYQNVRDTAHVRELKEEMRVHLLESIGELQSQGHSLEESIRTAFEKFGDVDKLKKELTENDVIRRTRARRLLALIVLLGVLGSAILLLYSMWNDNISQNKVNRVFDEVKIYATSEKEMSEELLAGILKNNASISAIGFKRIPAGKASLEYPYEYTYPAGTPIDSYGEFANSSPNGIWFTNNYKYSLQAQGKNGHADVAVDVMLWKFSNKFYLVGCGLLILYWLLFIVWATTNLYVNHTRKKWKWIVIFTFFNVIGYWLYIDEIKSAQLRRSWLYIKMIVCLVGLYIGYRGITLMLLQTRSENMVINELGIDVPLNTQSLVIYGAAFVLAGIFLVLIPFKIHNKLVWKKG; from the coding sequence ATGAAGCAAGTTGATGCATTTATTGATGAGCTCTACCAAAATGTACGGGATACCGCTCATGTGAGAGAGCTTAAGGAAGAAATGCGTGTCCACTTACTGGAGTCCATAGGCGAATTGCAAAGCCAGGGTCATTCTTTGGAAGAGAGTATTCGAACGGCCTTTGAAAAATTCGGCGATGTAGATAAACTGAAGAAGGAATTAACCGAAAATGATGTGATTCGCCGAACGAGAGCTAGGAGATTGTTAGCGCTCATTGTTTTGCTTGGCGTTTTAGGCTCCGCTATTTTACTTCTATATAGCATGTGGAACGACAATATTTCGCAAAACAAAGTAAACCGGGTTTTTGATGAGGTTAAAATATACGCAACTAGTGAGAAGGAAATGTCAGAGGAGCTTCTAGCCGGTATTTTGAAAAATAATGCGAGCATTTCGGCAATCGGGTTTAAACGGATTCCTGCTGGCAAAGCAAGTCTAGAGTATCCTTATGAATATACATACCCGGCGGGTACACCTATCGATTCTTATGGGGAATTTGCAAATTCTTCACCGAACGGCATTTGGTTTACGAACAACTATAAATATTCATTGCAGGCTCAAGGCAAGAATGGCCATGCAGATGTTGCTGTTGATGTGATGCTATGGAAATTTTCAAATAAATTTTATTTAGTAGGTTGTGGACTGCTTATTTTATATTGGCTGCTCTTTATCGTCTGGGCAACTACAAATTTGTATGTCAATCATACTCGAAAGAAATGGAAATGGATTGTCATCTTTACTTTTTTCAATGTAATTGGTTATTGGCTGTACATCGATGAAATTAAATCAGCGCAACTGAGAAGATCCTGGCTTTATATCAAAATGATTGTATGTCTCGTCGGATTATATATTGGATATCGAGGCATAACATTAATGCTGTTGCAGACAAGAAGTGAAAATATGGTTATTAATGAATTAGGTATTGATGTCCCATTAAACACGCAATCGCTTGTTATTTATGGAGCTGCATTCGTATTAGCGGGTATCTTCCTAGTTCTCATACCCTTCAAGATTCATAATAAACTGGTTTGGAAAAAGGGATAA
- a CDS encoding response regulator transcription factor: MTQPVRILIVDDHHHAREGIRAILQAEPLFEVVGEGCSGLEALVLTEQLMPDLILMDINMKEMDGLEATKEIKARYPYVKIVIITVSDDITHLFEALKKGAQGYLLKNLNPGAWREYLKAIALDEAPLSRELAQRILQEFALAGAGRQQAEESPLTAREQDILRCVAQGAANRDIAGMLMISEHTVKNHLKNILQKLHLDNRVQLAKYAFEQGYLRD; encoded by the coding sequence ATGACCCAGCCGGTTCGAATATTGATTGTGGATGACCATCATCATGCACGCGAGGGCATTCGGGCGATTTTGCAGGCGGAGCCTTTGTTTGAGGTCGTCGGCGAAGGATGCAGCGGGCTTGAGGCGTTAGTGCTTACCGAGCAGCTGATGCCGGACTTGATTTTGATGGATATTAATATGAAGGAGATGGACGGGCTCGAAGCGACGAAAGAAATTAAAGCCCGCTACCCTTATGTGAAAATCGTGATTATAACCGTATCGGATGATATTACGCATCTGTTCGAGGCGCTTAAGAAGGGGGCGCAGGGCTATTTGCTCAAAAATTTAAATCCCGGCGCCTGGCGCGAATATTTGAAGGCCATTGCGCTGGACGAAGCGCCTTTGTCGAGGGAATTGGCGCAGCGGATTTTGCAGGAGTTCGCACTTGCAGGCGCGGGCAGGCAGCAGGCCGAGGAAAGTCCGCTCACGGCGCGTGAACAGGACATTTTGCGCTGTGTGGCGCAGGGGGCGGCCAATCGGGACATTGCCGGCATGCTGATGATTTCGGAGCATACCGTGAAAAACCACCTGAAAAATATTTTGCAGAAGCTCCATCTGGACAACCGCGTGCAGCTGGCAAAATATGCATTCGAGCAAGGGTATCTGCGGGACTAG
- a CDS encoding ABC transporter ATP-binding protein: MKLMVRNAGKRFGERTILKNVHLTVDAHEFVCILGHSGCGKSTLLNMIAGYLLPDEGELLVDGELIRGPSKARGMVFQDHALFPWYTVLENISFGPEVQGAGKAEAKEVGRQFLGLVGLEKYADQYPAELSGGMKQRVGIARALASSPDILLMDEPFGALDILTRDMMRRELRRICEKLKPTTLFVTHSISEAIYLADRVVVMKNGVIADEFKVDLLHPRTFDMPGFGEAMQRIEHVLMENELEEAVQ, encoded by the coding sequence ATGAAGTTGATGGTGCGAAATGCAGGAAAGCGATTTGGTGAACGGACGATATTGAAAAATGTCCATTTGACGGTGGATGCACACGAGTTCGTATGCATTCTCGGACATAGCGGCTGCGGCAAATCTACGCTGCTTAATATGATCGCCGGCTATTTGCTGCCTGATGAAGGGGAGCTGCTCGTAGATGGCGAGCTTATTCGCGGCCCTTCCAAAGCTCGCGGCATGGTTTTTCAAGATCATGCTCTGTTCCCTTGGTACACGGTACTTGAAAATATAAGCTTTGGCCCGGAAGTCCAAGGAGCGGGAAAAGCAGAGGCTAAGGAAGTTGGCAGACAGTTTTTAGGTCTCGTTGGCTTGGAGAAATATGCGGATCAATACCCAGCCGAATTGTCAGGCGGAATGAAGCAGCGGGTAGGCATTGCCCGGGCGCTTGCAAGCTCCCCCGATATTTTGCTGATGGATGAGCCTTTCGGAGCTTTGGATATTTTGACCCGCGACATGATGCGCAGAGAGCTGCGCCGCATTTGCGAAAAGCTAAAGCCCACTACTTTGTTCGTTACACACAGCATAAGCGAAGCGATTTATTTGGCTGACCGTGTTGTCGTTATGAAAAATGGTGTCATTGCTGATGAATTTAAAGTCGACCTTCTGCATCCCCGCACCTTCGATATGCCCGGCTTCGGCGAGGCTATGCAGCGAATCGAGCACGTATTGATGGAGAATGAATTGGAGGAGGCCGTACAATGA